From the genome of Leptolyngbya sp. NIES-2104, one region includes:
- a CDS encoding class I SAM-dependent DNA methyltransferase: protein MATKKGTNGKNGNGANLGFEQTLWATADKMRGHMDAAEYKHVALGLIFLKYISDAFQELYDNLASRQETDYTDPEDRDEYVGENVFWVPKESRWSHIQANAKQPTIGKLIDEAMSAIEKENPRLKGVLPMQYARPDLDKQRLGELIDLISRIGLGDAASRSQDILGRVYEYFLGQFAEKEGKGGGEFYTPQSVVKLLVAMIEPYKGRIYDPCCGSGGMFVQSEKFVEAHGGRKGDIAIYGQESNPTTRRLCLMNLAIRGIDGNIGDRQADSFTNDLHKDLKADYILANPPFNISDWWNGSLADDVRWQYGTPPKGNANYGWVQHMIHHLAPNGIAGFVLANGSMSSNQSGEGDIRQAIVEADLVDCMIALPGQLFYTTQIPACLWFVTRNKKGAIGVKGFSPLRDRRGETLFIDARKLGNLVDRTHRELTETELDRIVGIYHAWRGEPEAGVYADVAGFCKSATLENIKSHGYVLTPGRYVGAEDLIEDDEPFEEKMQRLTQTLDQQFAESAKLEIAIRENLRRLGL, encoded by the coding sequence GTGGCGACGAAAAAAGGAACGAACGGCAAAAACGGCAATGGCGCAAATCTGGGTTTTGAACAAACGCTGTGGGCAACGGCTGACAAGATGCGTGGTCACATGGATGCTGCTGAGTATAAACACGTTGCGCTGGGGCTGATTTTTCTTAAATACATTTCAGATGCGTTCCAGGAACTCTACGACAACTTAGCAAGCCGACAAGAAACGGACTACACCGATCCTGAAGACCGAGATGAGTATGTGGGTGAAAACGTTTTTTGGGTTCCGAAAGAGTCGCGATGGTCGCACATTCAGGCAAATGCAAAACAGCCGACGATCGGCAAGCTGATTGATGAGGCAATGAGTGCGATCGAGAAAGAGAACCCGCGACTCAAAGGCGTATTGCCGATGCAGTATGCCCGACCGGATCTCGATAAACAAAGGTTGGGTGAACTGATTGATCTGATTAGCAGGATTGGGTTAGGAGATGCTGCCAGTCGATCCCAGGATATTTTGGGGCGGGTGTATGAATATTTCCTGGGGCAGTTTGCTGAGAAGGAGGGCAAAGGGGGCGGAGAATTCTATACACCGCAGTCGGTCGTGAAGCTATTAGTTGCGATGATTGAGCCGTATAAAGGGCGAATTTATGATCCCTGTTGCGGTTCAGGTGGAATGTTTGTGCAGTCGGAGAAATTCGTTGAGGCGCATGGCGGGCGTAAGGGTGACATTGCCATCTATGGGCAGGAGTCAAACCCGACCACGCGGCGACTGTGTTTGATGAATTTGGCAATTCGGGGAATTGACGGCAATATTGGCGATCGACAAGCGGACAGTTTCACGAATGATTTGCACAAGGATCTGAAGGCGGATTACATCTTGGCAAATCCGCCCTTTAACATCAGTGATTGGTGGAATGGGTCGCTTGCGGATGATGTGCGCTGGCAGTATGGCACCCCGCCCAAAGGCAACGCGAATTATGGCTGGGTGCAGCACATGATTCATCATCTCGCACCGAATGGAATTGCTGGCTTTGTGTTGGCGAATGGGTCGATGAGTTCTAACCAGTCGGGCGAGGGAGACATTCGTCAAGCGATCGTAGAAGCGGATTTGGTGGACTGCATGATCGCGCTGCCGGGGCAGTTGTTTTACACTACGCAAATCCCAGCGTGTTTGTGGTTTGTGACGCGCAATAAGAAAGGGGCGATCGGCGTAAAAGGATTTTCGCCGCTCAGAGATCGACGGGGAGAAACCCTATTTATTGATGCGCGGAAGCTGGGGAATTTGGTCGATCGCACACATCGAGAACTCACTGAAACAGAGCTTGACCGGATTGTGGGAATTTATCATGCGTGGCGTGGCGAACCGGAGGCTGGGGTGTATGCAGATGTGGCAGGATTTTGTAAAAGTGCGACGCTGGAAAACATTAAATCACATGGGTATGTGCTAACTCCGGGACGATATGTGGGGGCGGAAGACTTGATCGAGGACGATGAGCCGTTTGAGGAAAAGATGCAGAGGTTGACCCAGACGCTCGACCAGCAGTTTGCTGAAAGTGCCAAATTAGAGATAGCGATTCGAGAAAATCTTAGGAGGTTGGGGTTATGA
- a CDS encoding YhcG family protein: MTDQSSLFSQNYDAFLNRLKERIRHAQVLAATALNREAILLYWQLGKEILERQEREGWGAKVVDRLAKDLRREFPDVQGFSARNLKYMRAFAEAYPDVEIVQRLLHKLPWGHLIRLLDSVKDSDQRLWYAQQAIENGWSRTILEYQIESGLHKRQGGAITNFEQTLPQPQSDLARDLIKDPYNFSFLTLGKNAQERDLENALVAHIRDFLLELGMGFSFMGSQYPIAVDGKDYKLDLLFYHVRLRCYVVIELKMVEFEPEFSGKLNFYVSAIDDLLRHEDDQPTIGIILCKSKRRTTVEYALRNVSTPIAVSTHQLPDQLKENLPSSEQLEIEIDTKLSEIANQE; this comes from the coding sequence GTGACTGATCAATCCTCACTCTTCTCGCAAAACTATGATGCTTTCCTCAATAGATTGAAGGAGCGCATTCGTCACGCTCAAGTGTTGGCTGCCACAGCTCTTAACCGAGAAGCAATTTTACTGTATTGGCAGCTTGGTAAAGAAATTCTAGAGCGACAAGAGCGCGAAGGTTGGGGAGCAAAAGTTGTCGATCGACTTGCTAAAGATTTACGACGCGAATTCCCTGATGTGCAAGGATTTTCGGCGCGAAACCTCAAATACATGAGGGCATTTGCGGAGGCATATCCAGACGTTGAAATTGTGCAACGGCTGTTGCACAAATTGCCGTGGGGTCATTTGATTCGATTATTGGACAGTGTGAAGGATTCAGACCAGCGACTCTGGTACGCGCAGCAAGCGATCGAGAATGGCTGGAGCCGAACGATTTTGGAGTATCAGATTGAGAGTGGATTACACAAGCGGCAAGGTGGAGCAATTACAAATTTTGAACAGACGTTACCGCAGCCCCAATCTGACCTGGCAAGAGATTTAATCAAAGATCCGTACAACTTCTCGTTTCTGACGCTGGGTAAAAATGCCCAAGAGCGAGATCTTGAAAATGCGCTTGTCGCACACATTCGAGACTTTTTATTAGAGCTGGGAATGGGATTTTCTTTCATGGGAAGTCAGTACCCAATCGCAGTGGACGGAAAAGATTACAAACTGGATTTGTTGTTTTATCATGTTCGACTGCGTTGCTATGTGGTTATCGAACTCAAAATGGTGGAGTTTGAGCCAGAGTTTTCCGGCAAGCTTAATTTCTACGTCTCGGCGATCGATGATTTGCTACGGCATGAAGATGACCAACCCACAATCGGCATTATTCTTTGTAAGTCAAAGCGAAGAACCACAGTAGAGTATGCGCTTAGAAATGTGAGTACACCGATCGCAGTTTCCACCCACCAATTACCAGATCAGTTAAAAGAAAATCTACCGTCGAGCGAACAGCTTGAAATAGAGATTGATACTAAGCTTTCTGAAATTGCAAATCAGGAGTAA
- a CDS encoding AAA family ATPase has translation MPIVAIINQKGGAGKSTIAVHLTRWLQKQKKSVVVADADAQCSSSKWLLRLEQDVPCEIIQAPDTLLDELPKLLEKYDWVIVDGPAALSETTRAVILVADLAIVPCQPTGVDLESASDTVRLIHQAQRIRRGDPKAVMFVNRAVKGTKLKDEAIEVLRLMPGVTVLETVIHQRQILADCFGQNSTVFDLTGSTAGIARRELEQLFKKALEVLDG, from the coding sequence ATGCCGATCGTCGCAATCATTAATCAAAAGGGCGGAGCAGGCAAATCCACCATTGCAGTTCACCTTACCCGTTGGCTCCAGAAGCAGAAGAAGTCTGTCGTGGTTGCGGATGCAGACGCTCAATGCTCATCCTCAAAGTGGCTATTGCGACTTGAGCAAGACGTACCCTGTGAAATTATTCAAGCTCCGGATACACTTCTGGACGAACTCCCTAAATTACTTGAAAAGTACGACTGGGTAATTGTCGATGGTCCGGCTGCACTCTCCGAAACCACAAGAGCCGTGATCCTCGTGGCAGATTTAGCGATCGTACCCTGCCAGCCAACAGGCGTTGATCTCGAAAGCGCCTCAGATACCGTTCGCTTAATTCATCAGGCACAACGCATCCGTCGCGGCGATCCGAAAGCTGTGATGTTTGTGAACCGAGCCGTTAAAGGGACCAAGCTGAAAGATGAAGCGATCGAAGTATTGCGCCTTATGCCGGGAGTCACAGTTTTAGAAACCGTAATTCATCAGCGTCAAATTCTGGCAGACTGTTTTGGGCAGAACTCAACAGTATTTGACTTGACAGGCTCGACGGCTGGAATTGCTCGACGCGAACTAGAGCAACTTTTTAAGAAAGCGCTGGAGGTATTAGATGGCTAA
- a CDS encoding ParB/RepB/Spo0J family partition protein produces MAKSRQSLTQGLSASIAQKFIENPESVDPSQTLSLGQIHLPNKQPRRYFDPQKQAQLVQSVREYGILEPLLVRPLENGAYELVAGERRYRAAKELGLQDAPVVVKELNDQQALRVSLIENLQREDLNPVEETEAILDLLAIQIGGSRDDVASVLHRANHAKTREQELEGNVSLQLQTIESVLEEIGRFNAESFRTSRLPLLKLPSEVLQALQEGKLEFTKARAIARVKSEQQRKSLLKLAISKNLSLSEIKQKIAAVSPPQEKAPEVSYAQRYAQIGQRLRKSAIWEDPKKRIKLEKLLSQLDDLIGTENPSN; encoded by the coding sequence ATGGCTAAATCGAGACAATCGCTAACTCAGGGCTTATCGGCATCGATCGCCCAGAAGTTTATTGAAAATCCCGAAAGCGTTGACCCTTCGCAAACGCTCTCCCTTGGGCAAATTCATCTTCCGAACAAGCAACCCCGACGCTACTTTGATCCGCAGAAGCAGGCACAGCTCGTCCAATCTGTCCGGGAGTATGGCATTTTAGAGCCATTACTCGTTCGTCCTCTGGAGAATGGAGCTTACGAGTTAGTCGCAGGTGAGCGGCGCTACCGCGCAGCAAAAGAGCTTGGACTTCAAGATGCTCCCGTGGTGGTCAAGGAGCTTAACGATCAACAGGCGCTTCGAGTATCGCTGATTGAGAATCTACAACGAGAAGACCTCAATCCAGTCGAAGAAACAGAAGCCATTTTAGATTTACTTGCGATTCAAATTGGCGGGAGTCGTGATGATGTTGCTTCGGTTTTGCACCGAGCCAATCACGCAAAAACTCGTGAGCAAGAACTGGAGGGAAACGTTTCCCTCCAGCTTCAAACGATTGAATCTGTTTTGGAAGAAATTGGTCGCTTCAATGCTGAATCCTTTCGTACCAGCCGTTTACCGCTACTTAAGTTGCCGTCCGAAGTTCTACAAGCACTTCAAGAAGGAAAGCTTGAATTTACAAAAGCGCGAGCGATCGCACGAGTAAAAAGCGAACAGCAACGCAAATCACTACTTAAGCTGGCAATATCAAAGAACCTGAGCTTGAGTGAAATCAAACAAAAGATCGCAGCAGTCTCCCCTCCTCAAGAAAAAGCACCAGAAGTCAGCTATGCTCAACGATATGCTCAGATTGGACAACGGTTGAGAAAGTCAGCAATCTGGGAAGATCCCAAAAAGCGAATTAAGCTAGAAAAATTGCTTTCTCAACTTGACGATTTGATTGGAACTGAGAATCCATCAAATTAA
- a CDS encoding type II toxin-antitoxin system VapC family toxin has translation MMQIDDEVSGVSRLFLDTSPVIYFVERNPQFVGVVDPIFERLEAEITAVVSPVTIAECLVGALRLNLAALQQAYLEILDSENVVFVESSRMIAREAARIRFEYNFQLPDALQIATAIAANCDAFLTNDIQLKRVTELRVLVVGEMEA, from the coding sequence ATGATGCAAATTGACGATGAGGTGTCAGGAGTTTCTCGGCTATTTCTGGATACGTCTCCTGTGATTTATTTTGTTGAGCGGAATCCGCAGTTTGTTGGGGTGGTTGACCCAATCTTTGAACGGTTGGAAGCCGAGATTACGGCTGTTGTGAGTCCAGTGACGATCGCAGAATGCCTAGTGGGTGCGTTGCGATTGAACTTAGCAGCGTTGCAGCAGGCTTATTTAGAGATTCTGGACAGTGAGAATGTGGTGTTTGTGGAGAGTTCCCGGATGATTGCTCGTGAAGCTGCAAGAATTCGATTTGAATACAATTTTCAGTTGCCAGATGCGCTACAGATTGCAACCGCGATCGCAGCAAATTGTGATGCGTTTTTAACAAATGATATTCAACTGAAACGAGTGACAGAATTGCGCGTTTTGGTGGTGGGCGAAATGGAGGCTTGA
- a CDS encoding Uma2 family endonuclease — MTQTITQTTDQRYVYNDRTWEQFKHLQKGYEGLPGVRLSYYEGTIELLMPGQDHEIFSFVIGMLLFNFLTQKGILIFPTGSATQEKEQEASAEADQSFCIGGRKPIPDLSIEVIFTSGSESKLRLYQALGVPEVWFWQDGVLRLHHLREQGYERIDRSELPGLEDLDIELLKRCILVAETDPGEAARVFQREIS; from the coding sequence ATGACTCAGACAATCACCCAGACCACAGACCAGCGATACGTTTACAACGATCGCACTTGGGAGCAATTCAAACATCTTCAAAAAGGGTATGAAGGATTACCGGGGGTGCGGCTGTCCTATTACGAAGGAACGATCGAACTGCTTATGCCCGGACAAGATCACGAGATTTTTAGTTTCGTCATTGGAATGCTGCTTTTCAACTTCCTGACGCAAAAAGGAATTCTCATTTTCCCAACTGGATCAGCGACACAAGAGAAAGAGCAAGAAGCTTCGGCGGAAGCGGATCAATCCTTCTGTATTGGGGGCAGAAAGCCCATTCCCGACTTGTCGATCGAAGTTATCTTTACGAGCGGCAGCGAAAGCAAGCTACGCCTCTATCAAGCGTTGGGTGTTCCCGAAGTTTGGTTCTGGCAAGACGGCGTGTTGAGGTTGCATCACCTGAGAGAGCAAGGCTACGAGCGAATTGACCGCAGTGAGTTACCAGGCTTAGAAGACCTCGACATTGAACTGCTCAAACGCTGCATTCTGGTGGCTGAAACCGATCCTGGTGAAGC